Proteins co-encoded in one Arthrobacter globiformis genomic window:
- a CDS encoding FAD-dependent oxidoreductase — MTDVLIVGGGPVGLFLGSLLLQHGVSVRVLERRTGRNAHTRAIGIHPPALAALERIGVAQELVGRGVPIRQGFAVSNRRKIARMPFAPVSDRYPFVLAVPQPVTEGVLERRLRELDGGALVRGARVTGMHDDGGRVTLSVTTAGAASSHSAAFAVGADGAYSTVRTLLGVAAPEKLYPDHYLMGDFPESSPFGSDAALFLESDGIVESFPLPGGVRRWVVRLGRPPARPDAEHLAGLVVRRTSVALDPGANTMLSSFSVRSRLAARMVSGRTALIGDAAHEISPIGGQGMNLGWLDAEALLPAILAVVRGEPSAQALRRFDASRRRAAAAARRQAEVNMALGRPLPVGLLRPRNAAIASVAAVPAFNALVARRFTMQ, encoded by the coding sequence ATGACCGACGTGCTGATCGTGGGCGGCGGGCCGGTTGGACTATTTCTCGGTTCACTGCTCCTGCAGCACGGGGTTTCGGTGCGGGTCCTCGAAAGGCGGACCGGCCGGAACGCCCACACCCGGGCCATCGGCATCCATCCGCCTGCGCTCGCCGCCCTGGAGCGCATCGGCGTTGCCCAGGAGCTGGTCGGCCGCGGCGTCCCCATCCGCCAGGGCTTCGCCGTGAGTAACAGGCGGAAGATCGCCCGCATGCCGTTCGCCCCGGTTTCCGACCGGTACCCGTTCGTCCTCGCCGTGCCCCAGCCCGTGACGGAGGGAGTCCTGGAGCGGCGGCTCCGGGAGCTGGACGGCGGCGCGCTTGTCCGTGGCGCCCGGGTCACAGGAATGCACGACGACGGCGGCCGGGTCACGCTCAGCGTCACCACTGCCGGGGCCGCCTCCAGCCACTCCGCCGCTTTCGCGGTGGGCGCCGACGGCGCCTACTCGACGGTGCGGACGCTTCTGGGGGTCGCGGCGCCGGAGAAACTGTATCCGGACCACTACCTGATGGGTGACTTCCCCGAATCCAGCCCCTTCGGCAGCGACGCCGCGCTGTTCCTGGAAAGCGACGGCATTGTGGAGTCCTTCCCGCTGCCCGGTGGAGTCCGCCGCTGGGTAGTCCGGCTGGGGAGACCGCCGGCACGCCCCGATGCAGAGCATCTGGCCGGACTCGTTGTCCGCAGAACCAGCGTGGCGCTGGACCCCGGCGCGAACACCATGCTCAGCAGCTTCAGCGTCCGTTCGCGGCTGGCCGCGCGCATGGTTTCCGGCCGGACGGCGCTCATCGGTGATGCGGCGCACGAGATCAGCCCCATCGGCGGCCAGGGAATGAACCTTGGCTGGCTGGATGCTGAAGCGCTGCTGCCGGCGATCCTCGCCGTCGTGCGCGGTGAGCCTTCCGCTCAAGCGCTGCGGCGTTTCGATGCCTCACGGCGCCGGGCCGCAGCCGCCGCGAGACGCCAGGCCGAGGTGAACATGGCGCTGGGCAGGCCGCTTCCGGTCGGCCTGCTGCGGCCCCGGAACGCGGCGATCGCCAGCGTCGCGGCCGTACCGGCCTTCAACGCGTTGGTGGCCCGGCGCTTCACGATGCAGTAG
- a CDS encoding class I SAM-dependent methyltransferase, with protein MDRPDCDPDRLQRTYEQFAVVNRVVSGWHRLYRTRVRPQVAGVGTATLLDVGCGGGDVAVMLARWASRDGIQLHVTGIDPDERAFRFAAGRTPVPGVEFRQASSGDLLTEGKYYDVVISNHVLHHLTAPELQQFLDDSARLARRLVLHNDLSRSAAAFALFSAGALPLTGSYIRGDGLTSIRRSYTVPELAAMVPAGWTVEPHSPFHCLLTYRRRPA; from the coding sequence ATGGACCGGCCGGACTGCGATCCGGACCGACTGCAGCGCACTTACGAACAGTTCGCGGTGGTCAACCGCGTTGTCTCCGGCTGGCACCGGCTGTACCGCACCAGAGTGCGCCCGCAGGTGGCCGGCGTGGGCACCGCAACGCTGTTGGACGTAGGCTGCGGCGGGGGCGACGTGGCCGTGATGCTCGCCCGCTGGGCGTCGAGGGACGGGATCCAGCTTCACGTGACGGGGATCGACCCGGATGAACGGGCCTTCCGTTTCGCCGCCGGCCGCACGCCCGTCCCCGGCGTGGAGTTCCGACAGGCGAGCAGCGGCGATCTGCTCACCGAGGGAAAGTATTACGACGTCGTCATCTCCAACCACGTGCTGCACCATCTGACTGCGCCGGAATTGCAGCAATTCCTGGATGATTCCGCCCGGCTGGCCCGCCGCCTGGTCCTGCACAACGATCTAAGTCGGAGCGCGGCTGCCTTTGCGCTGTTCAGTGCCGGCGCCCTCCCGCTCACCGGCTCCTATATCCGCGGGGACGGGCTGACCTCGATCAGGCGCAGCTACACCGTCCCGGAGCTGGCCGCCATGGTCCCTGCCGGCTGGACGGTGGAACCGCACTCCCCCTTCCACTGCCTGCTCACCTACCGGCGGCGCCCGGCATGA
- a CDS encoding type III polyketide synthase, translating into MTVYVRALETAVPPTLLIQHEARDVFAAQPGLTRLGTRLVSTCFDSAAIDTRYTAVRELTLDSTAENPQFFDPQTGLLRSPSTKARNNLFAEEATKLFIQAADAAVSKCDGIDPLDITHLITVSCTGFFNPGPDYKIVRALGLNPAVQRYHLGFMGCYAAFPALRAAKSFCEADPTAVVLVVCAELCSLHVRTSNDPDTIMGSALFADGAAAAVVTAREDLESPPQLQLDHFETVLTPVGEDSMAWNIGDEGFEMVLGNYVPHIIDDHIVGALEPLLARDPSLRELAYRDITHWAIHPGGRSILDKVQSRLDLTDEQLHPARETLRNYGNMSSATVLFVLKHILDLPSREGDERICSMAFGPGLTVETGLFTKVKQPADELHAVAGEAEPSLA; encoded by the coding sequence ATGACGGTCTATGTGAGAGCTCTCGAAACTGCAGTTCCGCCGACTTTGCTCATCCAGCATGAGGCCCGTGACGTGTTCGCAGCTCAGCCCGGGCTGACACGCCTTGGCACACGGCTTGTGTCCACGTGCTTTGATTCGGCCGCCATCGACACCCGCTACACGGCGGTCCGCGAACTGACCCTGGACTCCACCGCCGAAAACCCCCAGTTTTTCGACCCGCAGACCGGCCTGCTGCGGAGCCCCAGCACCAAGGCACGCAACAACCTCTTCGCCGAGGAAGCCACGAAGCTTTTCATCCAGGCGGCGGACGCGGCCGTCTCCAAGTGCGACGGCATTGACCCGCTGGACATCACGCACCTCATCACCGTCTCCTGCACCGGCTTTTTCAACCCCGGTCCGGACTACAAGATCGTCCGCGCCCTGGGCCTCAACCCTGCGGTGCAGCGCTATCACCTCGGCTTCATGGGCTGCTATGCAGCCTTCCCGGCGCTCCGGGCGGCCAAATCCTTCTGTGAGGCGGACCCGACGGCGGTTGTGCTGGTCGTGTGCGCCGAGCTTTGCTCCCTGCACGTGCGGACCTCCAACGATCCCGACACCATCATGGGATCTGCGCTGTTTGCGGACGGCGCGGCGGCAGCCGTCGTCACGGCACGCGAGGACCTGGAATCCCCGCCGCAGCTCCAGCTGGACCACTTCGAGACGGTCCTGACCCCGGTGGGTGAGGACTCGATGGCCTGGAACATCGGTGATGAAGGCTTTGAGATGGTGCTCGGCAACTACGTGCCGCACATCATCGACGACCACATCGTGGGCGCGCTCGAGCCGCTGCTGGCACGCGACCCCTCGCTGCGGGAGCTCGCTTACCGCGACATCACCCACTGGGCCATCCACCCGGGCGGTCGCAGCATCCTGGACAAGGTGCAGTCCCGGCTGGACCTCACCGATGAGCAGCTGCATCCGGCCCGCGAAACGCTGCGGAATTACGGCAACATGAGCAGCGCCACGGTGCTTTTCGTCCTCAAACACATTCTGGATCTTCCTTCGCGGGAGGGGGACGAACGCATCTGCTCCATGGCGTTCGGCCCAGGGCTCACGGTGGAAACGGGGCTGTTCACCAAGGTGAAGCAGCCGGCGGATGAGCTTCATGCGGTGGCCGGCGAGGCCGAGCCGTCCCTGGCCTGA
- a CDS encoding helix-turn-helix transcriptional regulator: MTTRPAAEQRLDDLARLRRVRDRIDREYAQPLDVEALARGVNMSAGHLSRQFREAYGEPPYAYLMTRRIERAMALLRRGDLSVTEVCFAVGCSSLGTFSSRFTELVGVAPSVYRTQAAGETAGMASCVVKQVSRPVRNREAAPSGRT, from the coding sequence GTGACCACCAGACCCGCCGCAGAACAGCGCCTTGACGATCTGGCGCGGCTGCGCCGCGTCCGCGACCGCATCGACAGGGAGTACGCCCAGCCACTGGACGTCGAGGCGCTTGCCCGCGGCGTGAACATGTCAGCCGGGCACCTCAGCCGGCAGTTCCGGGAAGCCTATGGCGAGCCCCCGTACGCCTACCTCATGACGCGGCGCATCGAGCGGGCGATGGCGCTGCTGCGGCGCGGCGACCTCAGCGTCACGGAGGTGTGTTTCGCCGTGGGCTGTTCGTCGCTGGGCACGTTCAGCAGCCGCTTCACCGAGCTGGTCGGCGTGGCGCCCAGTGTGTACCGGACACAGGCGGCGGGGGAGACGGCAGGCATGGCGTCATGCGTGGTGAAACAGGTGAGCAGACCGGTCAGGAATCGAG